The following proteins are encoded in a genomic region of Streptomyces collinus Tu 365:
- a CDS encoding DUF6104 family protein: MYFTDRGIEELEKRRGEEEVTFEWLAEQLRTFVDLNPDFEVPVERLATWLARLDDEDDE, encoded by the coding sequence ATGTACTTCACCGACCGCGGGATCGAGGAGCTGGAGAAGCGGCGCGGCGAGGAAGAGGTCACCTTCGAGTGGCTTGCCGAGCAGCTGCGCACGTTCGTGGACCTCAACCCCGACTTCGAGGTGCCCGTCGAGCGGCTCGCGACCTGGCTCGCCCGGCTCGACGACGAGGACGACGAGTAG
- a CDS encoding CU044_2847 family protein produces MGGGLERVRLDDGTVVWARIGGTGEEAPDEGGYWDTGLGDRVIGMAGGLAGTVGGVVRSLRAGLDTPTPVEVSVSFGIELTAQSGTVVSAIAGGGGTSSLTVSLTWTEPAAAGGGTDPAAPGGSVVPPRSPAPGTT; encoded by the coding sequence ATGGGTGGAGGGCTCGAACGCGTACGGCTGGACGACGGGACCGTCGTCTGGGCGAGGATCGGCGGGACCGGCGAGGAGGCCCCGGACGAGGGCGGGTACTGGGACACCGGCCTCGGCGACCGGGTCATCGGCATGGCGGGCGGCCTGGCCGGCACGGTCGGGGGCGTCGTGCGCTCCCTGCGCGCCGGTCTGGACACACCCACCCCGGTCGAGGTGTCCGTCAGCTTCGGGATCGAACTGACGGCGCAGTCCGGCACGGTCGTGAGCGCCATCGCCGGGGGTGGCGGCACGTCCTCCCTGACGGTGTCCCTGACCTGGACCGAGCCGGCCGCGGCCGGGGGCGGCACGGACCCCGCCGCACCCGGGGGTTCCGTCGTACCGCCCAGGTCCCCGGCCCCCGGCACCACATGA
- a CDS encoding trypsin-like peptidase domain-containing protein, translating into MSAFDELVRPSLARIGAPGDGYATDRDAYWGSGFFVAPGWLLTCAHVVGKGGAAVCRGENALRVTWEERTTTGDLRERTGTGTAVLLAPRPGPGEPPRDPWPFPDLALVRVAGADDVRCLWLSDREPAARTPVGLYGWSVQTGELGVRHGTGELTGSDARALLLGGSLPIGGLSGGPVLDLRYGAVVGVIKGRRREEGVAVPVTALHGLPDPRAGRAGTDVLREVLRAHDLHHVRLLDDPSPYGHWTALQAGLPALAPPVTGVGAEPRARLYAHLAELPPPAGAGEVVHLVEEVKEQVRGERLPSLVLRDVRTWREGAALLHGLRTLEPGGGGTLVDLDAVLLYAAKAVRRAVRDHPGAVAPARLSAFVHWLAGQADGHRHWAVGEAVRALLEGIDAPAGDGLRLAAPPAAPPAAAPPGTRTDVLVTVGAPMYDGRHPWTVQLIHDGLDVTPVDADDRGARPEDLAGALRAPLARALGQGDHDEHLAAIEVFLPRALFDLPVDEWQLLPDTPAPPDPAHGSGGWTAAGGGGEAAFGADGGGDAGFGADGTGLGLGIDDDDFVDERSMPLGMRRSVVIRDVRRNARPPAPEWRKRWRGAVRGPLAHEPLHGRSPAEGHLAQVRPSGRYPYYGALSAMDDTSVPVYCGPVGSGEGQAAMKDALMAGHSVVLWRRDRHDHDECRDFHRQVARVLGTARTAEGLHEQVRDLRISLYDPDSARERGLRGKLGVLVDPPDRPPYAAETMRPPPLSAPGG; encoded by the coding sequence ATGAGCGCCTTCGACGAGTTGGTGCGCCCCTCGCTCGCACGCATCGGCGCACCGGGTGACGGGTATGCAACGGACCGTGACGCCTACTGGGGGTCGGGGTTCTTCGTCGCCCCGGGCTGGCTGTTGACCTGCGCCCACGTCGTGGGGAAGGGGGGAGCCGCGGTGTGCCGAGGGGAGAACGCCCTGCGGGTGACCTGGGAGGAGCGCACCACCACCGGTGACCTGCGAGAGCGGACCGGCACCGGGACCGCCGTCCTCCTCGCGCCCCGGCCCGGGCCCGGCGAGCCGCCGCGCGACCCCTGGCCCTTCCCCGACCTCGCGCTCGTCCGGGTCGCCGGCGCCGACGACGTGCGCTGCCTGTGGCTGAGCGACCGGGAACCCGCCGCCCGCACCCCCGTCGGGCTGTACGGCTGGTCCGTACAGACCGGTGAGCTGGGCGTCCGGCACGGCACCGGAGAGCTCACGGGCTCCGACGCACGGGCGCTGCTGCTGGGCGGAAGCCTGCCGATCGGCGGACTGTCCGGCGGGCCCGTGCTCGACCTGCGGTACGGCGCGGTCGTCGGCGTGATCAAGGGCCGCCGGCGCGAGGAGGGCGTCGCCGTCCCGGTCACCGCGCTGCACGGACTGCCCGACCCGCGCGCGGGCCGCGCCGGGACGGACGTCCTGCGCGAGGTGCTGCGCGCCCACGACCTGCACCACGTCCGCCTCCTCGACGACCCCTCGCCGTACGGCCACTGGACCGCCCTGCAGGCCGGACTGCCCGCGCTCGCGCCCCCGGTCACCGGCGTCGGCGCCGAACCGCGCGCCCGGCTCTACGCCCACCTCGCCGAACTGCCGCCGCCCGCCGGGGCGGGCGAGGTCGTCCACCTCGTGGAGGAGGTCAAGGAACAGGTGCGCGGCGAGCGGCTGCCCTCGCTGGTGCTGCGGGACGTGCGGACCTGGCGCGAGGGCGCCGCGCTGCTGCACGGGCTGCGCACCCTGGAACCGGGCGGCGGCGGCACACTGGTGGACCTCGACGCCGTCCTGCTGTACGCGGCCAAGGCGGTCCGCAGGGCCGTGCGCGACCACCCCGGGGCCGTGGCCCCCGCGCGGCTGAGCGCGTTCGTCCACTGGCTCGCCGGCCAGGCCGACGGCCACCGGCACTGGGCGGTCGGCGAGGCCGTCCGGGCCCTGCTCGAAGGGATCGACGCCCCCGCGGGCGACGGCCTCCGCCTCGCCGCACCACCGGCCGCACCGCCGGCCGCGGCACCGCCCGGCACCCGCACGGACGTCCTCGTCACGGTCGGCGCGCCCATGTACGACGGGCGCCACCCCTGGACCGTGCAGCTCATCCACGACGGCCTCGACGTCACCCCGGTCGACGCCGACGACCGCGGGGCGCGGCCCGAGGACCTGGCGGGGGCGCTGCGCGCACCGCTCGCGCGGGCGCTGGGCCAGGGCGACCACGACGAGCACCTGGCGGCGATCGAGGTGTTCCTGCCCCGCGCCCTGTTCGACCTGCCGGTGGACGAGTGGCAGCTGCTCCCCGACACCCCCGCCCCGCCGGACCCCGCGCACGGCTCGGGCGGGTGGACCGCCGCCGGCGGCGGAGGCGAGGCGGCCTTCGGCGCCGACGGCGGCGGTGACGCGGGCTTCGGCGCCGACGGCACCGGTCTCGGCCTCGGCATCGACGACGACGACTTCGTCGACGAGCGGTCCATGCCGCTCGGGATGCGCAGGAGCGTCGTCATACGGGACGTGCGGCGCAACGCGCGGCCGCCCGCCCCCGAGTGGCGCAAACGATGGCGCGGCGCGGTCCGCGGACCGCTCGCGCACGAACCGCTGCACGGCCGCTCCCCGGCCGAGGGCCACCTCGCCCAGGTCCGCCCCTCGGGCCGCTACCCGTACTACGGCGCCCTGTCGGCGATGGACGACACCTCCGTCCCGGTCTACTGCGGTCCCGTCGGCAGCGGGGAGGGGCAGGCGGCGATGAAGGACGCCCTCATGGCCGGCCACTCGGTGGTGCTGTGGCGGCGCGACCGGCACGACCACGACGAGTGCCGGGACTTCCACCGGCAGGTCGCCCGTGTGCTGGGGACGGCCCGCACGGCCGAGGGGCTGCACGAACAGGTGCGCGACCTGCGGATCAGCCTCTACGACCCGGACAGCGCCCGGGAGCGGGGCCTGCGCGGGAAGCTGGGGGTCCTCGTCGACCCGCCCGACCGTCCGCCGTACGCCGCCGAGACGATGCGACCACCACCGCTGTCCGCGCCCGGAGGCTGA
- a CDS encoding AAA family ATPase: MNDWRIYRGVGQPHDGMLRLPAPPPWRDFAAARDGEEAGPEDPSSARRLGVRRRMVENYAPRPAEVDAVNAALYLRRPLLVTGNPGTGKSTLAYAIAHELGLGKVLRWPIVSRTGLQDGLYRYDAIGRLQDVQLERARGAEGATAAPGIGSYIRLGPLGTALLPAARPRVLLIDELDKSDLDLPNDLLNTLEEGEFSIPELERLADREPVVEVLTHDGDRVPVHGGRIACTAFPVIVLTSNGERDFPAPLLRRCIQLELDPPGEEQLTAMVEAHLGADGVSAGSDLIRRFLEREPGEVLAADQLLNALFLTRHDPRAQSLTRERIAEMLMQPLDRTR, from the coding sequence GTGAACGACTGGCGGATCTACCGCGGAGTGGGCCAGCCGCACGACGGCATGCTGCGGTTGCCGGCGCCGCCGCCCTGGCGCGACTTCGCCGCCGCACGGGACGGCGAGGAGGCCGGCCCCGAGGACCCCAGCAGCGCCCGCCGGCTCGGCGTCCGCCGCCGCATGGTCGAGAACTACGCGCCCCGGCCGGCCGAGGTGGACGCGGTCAACGCGGCCCTCTATCTGCGCCGCCCCCTGCTGGTGACCGGCAACCCGGGCACGGGCAAGTCGACGCTGGCGTACGCCATCGCCCACGAACTCGGCCTCGGCAAGGTGCTGCGCTGGCCCATCGTCAGCCGCACCGGCCTCCAGGACGGCCTGTACCGGTACGACGCCATAGGCAGGCTCCAGGACGTCCAGCTGGAGCGGGCCCGTGGCGCCGAGGGGGCGACGGCCGCCCCCGGCATCGGCTCCTACATCCGGCTCGGCCCGCTCGGCACCGCGCTGCTGCCCGCCGCGCGGCCCCGCGTGCTGCTCATCGACGAACTCGACAAGAGCGACCTCGACCTGCCCAACGACCTGCTCAACACCCTGGAGGAGGGCGAGTTCTCGATCCCCGAGCTGGAACGGCTCGCGGACCGCGAACCCGTCGTCGAGGTGCTCACGCACGACGGCGACCGGGTCCCCGTGCACGGCGGCCGGATCGCCTGCACCGCCTTCCCGGTGATCGTCCTGACCTCCAACGGCGAACGCGACTTCCCCGCACCGCTGCTCAGGCGCTGCATCCAGCTCGAACTGGACCCGCCCGGCGAGGAACAGCTCACCGCCATGGTCGAGGCGCACCTCGGCGCGGACGGCGTCAGCGCCGGATCGGACCTCATCCGCAGGTTCCTGGAGCGCGAACCCGGCGAGGTGCTCGCCGCCGACCAGCTCCTCAACGCCCTGTTCCTCACCCGGCACGACCCACGGGCGCAGAGCCTCACCAGGGAACGGATCGCCGAGATGCTCATGCAGCCGCTCGACCGCACGAGGTGA
- a CDS encoding SAV_2336 N-terminal domain-related protein — MPGMRLDELIGKLRQGGLDPTAEDVADAVWLARRLGAAPPSEARGQPDGTLDGAPAADTERTGDAPDAPHTHGGGDADSARGATGRGAARSADGASPDSGPAGPPADAPAAPVPLLTPGLGARPPAAAPAAFPVRAPAAAALPGLLGLEKALRALGRYRVASARSGDERIDEEATADRAAASGILLPVTRPGRRRRCDVQLLMDTGPAMAVWGRLVEELRQACQQSGAFASVRVHHLYADDSGVPLIGTTAGPGRHTRLRPADELHDPTGRRITFVISDCVGPLWQNGSAQRLLHHWPRTAPLAVVQPLPPRLWGRTALPAEPGLLVRPAEVGGRLGFRPDDEPWEEPAPGARPVPVLQPTPEAFEAFARLLGGAGPTSERAWAALTDPATPPPAAPAPAAPAARSDHDLLRAFRAGASPGALRLAVYLAAAPLTLPVMQLVQRAMLPDTGPMELAEVLLGGLLRQLPGTEDHPCFAYPGRVQDLLLSSLDQDTAGLVLKHCSAYVERHFGRGTRNFAALAAARLADHDPGAGAGPLPEGSGSPGDGGSVEAELFASIPARVLRFYLPDLVTPDPLTEAERLLGQWRRLADPEVLRRAREQALAAVAPGTAPGGPRPHLVLGRILRAEAGTAAARTTGGRADLLREAATALAAAHAAASGDSRERAEAALELAGCRRELWQLTAESDPLARALDVLDPGLAPWPMLTERAREWFSARPTDDREPAGDDQVFRGDTQREDGALRDGEALRDGEALRDGEALRDGDARPGDDAGPGDDALRDGGARPGGEAPRDGDDGLRDGEAVRDGDARPGGEALPGGDARPGDDALRDGGALRDGGALRDGDARPGGDAHPEPGTDPAAPDAHPAAPVTGAPASQPQLDALVTGVPAPGPQDDALVTGVPAPGPQDDASVTGAPAPGPQDDASVTGAPAPRPQDDVTATAARTPRPQDDATGTEVPVPRGRGRGGVPWAVTAHRSRLLLRGRILLDLRHPGAAAGELREACALLDAEAAGDAVRAPALLELARALRESGAEDGETRRALLRARRSAGDDPGLLLPCLAALAAFHDAAGEAREADAAYERAALLAPAEGALRCRLLTSWGESLLRRASARDGAGTVDRAEQVLREALKSLPARSTQRGRLQGLVGSALAQRFRHLGFLPDLFESRHLLGQALRAAADAAVRAEVWLQLGRVRLEGWYHAGAPVLMDALQAYENAEREAQSAYGADPGSVTAARARYGSGTVLALMGRPGAARGAYRAARDQWQRLVAALREVDWADVELSRAAPADPLASAGRLMPEEQWREAAPPWWPWTQEWNNSAELDRS, encoded by the coding sequence ATGCCCGGGATGCGCCTGGACGAGCTGATCGGCAAGCTGCGCCAGGGCGGGCTCGACCCCACCGCCGAGGACGTGGCGGACGCGGTCTGGCTGGCCCGGCGGCTCGGCGCGGCACCCCCGAGCGAGGCGCGCGGACAGCCCGACGGGACCCTCGACGGCGCACCGGCGGCGGACACGGAGCGCACCGGGGACGCGCCCGACGCGCCCCACACGCACGGCGGGGGCGACGCCGACTCCGCGCGGGGTGCCACGGGCCGAGGCGCCGCACGCTCCGCCGACGGCGCGTCGCCCGACTCCGGCCCGGCCGGGCCCCCGGCCGACGCCCCCGCCGCTCCGGTGCCGCTGCTCACCCCCGGCCTCGGCGCGCGCCCGCCGGCCGCCGCCCCGGCCGCCTTCCCGGTCCGCGCGCCCGCCGCCGCGGCTCTGCCCGGACTGCTCGGCCTGGAGAAGGCGCTGCGCGCCCTCGGCCGCTACCGGGTCGCCTCCGCCCGCTCCGGGGACGAGCGCATCGACGAGGAGGCCACCGCCGACCGCGCCGCCGCCAGCGGCATCCTGCTCCCGGTCACCCGTCCCGGCCGCCGCCGGCGCTGCGACGTCCAGCTCCTGATGGACACCGGGCCCGCCATGGCCGTCTGGGGGCGGCTGGTCGAGGAACTGCGCCAGGCCTGCCAGCAGTCCGGCGCGTTCGCCTCCGTCCGCGTCCACCACCTGTACGCCGACGACTCCGGCGTCCCCCTGATCGGGACGACGGCGGGCCCGGGCCGGCACACCCGGCTGCGCCCGGCCGACGAGCTGCACGATCCCACCGGGCGCCGGATCACCTTCGTCATCAGCGACTGCGTCGGCCCGCTGTGGCAGAACGGCAGCGCCCAGCGCCTGCTGCACCACTGGCCCCGCACCGCCCCGCTGGCCGTCGTCCAGCCGCTGCCGCCCCGGCTGTGGGGGCGCACCGCGCTGCCCGCCGAGCCGGGTCTGCTCGTGCGCCCCGCCGAGGTCGGCGGCCGGCTCGGCTTCCGGCCCGACGACGAGCCCTGGGAGGAACCGGCGCCCGGGGCCCGGCCCGTGCCGGTGCTCCAGCCCACCCCGGAGGCGTTCGAGGCCTTCGCCCGGCTGCTGGGCGGCGCCGGCCCCACCAGCGAGCGGGCCTGGGCGGCCCTCACCGACCCGGCCACGCCCCCGCCGGCGGCCCCGGCCCCCGCCGCACCGGCCGCGCGCAGCGACCACGACCTGCTGCGCGCCTTCCGCGCCGGAGCCTCGCCCGGCGCGCTGCGGCTGGCCGTCTACCTCGCCGCGGCCCCGCTCACGCTGCCCGTGATGCAACTGGTCCAGCGGGCCATGCTGCCCGACACGGGCCCGATGGAACTGGCGGAGGTGCTGCTCGGCGGGCTGCTCAGGCAGCTCCCCGGCACCGAGGACCACCCGTGCTTCGCCTACCCGGGCCGGGTGCAGGACCTGCTGCTGTCCTCCCTCGACCAGGACACCGCCGGACTCGTGCTCAAGCACTGCTCCGCCTACGTGGAACGGCACTTCGGCAGGGGCACCCGCAACTTCGCCGCCCTCGCCGCCGCCCGGCTCGCCGACCACGATCCGGGGGCCGGCGCCGGGCCGCTGCCCGAGGGCAGCGGATCACCGGGGGACGGCGGCAGCGTCGAGGCCGAGCTGTTCGCCAGCATCCCGGCCCGGGTGCTGCGCTTCTACCTGCCCGACCTGGTCACGCCCGACCCGCTGACCGAGGCGGAGCGGCTGCTCGGCCAGTGGCGCCGGCTGGCCGACCCGGAGGTGCTGCGCCGGGCCCGTGAGCAGGCCCTGGCGGCGGTCGCGCCGGGCACCGCGCCCGGCGGCCCCCGGCCCCACCTGGTGCTCGGCCGGATCCTGCGCGCCGAGGCGGGCACGGCCGCCGCGCGGACCACGGGCGGCCGCGCGGACCTCCTGCGCGAGGCCGCGACCGCGCTCGCCGCGGCCCACGCGGCGGCCTCCGGCGACAGCCGGGAGCGGGCGGAGGCGGCCCTGGAACTGGCCGGCTGCCGCCGCGAGCTGTGGCAGCTCACGGCGGAGAGCGACCCGCTCGCGCGGGCCCTGGACGTCCTCGACCCCGGCCTCGCACCCTGGCCCATGCTGACCGAACGGGCACGAGAGTGGTTCTCGGCCCGGCCCACCGACGACCGGGAACCCGCGGGCGACGACCAGGTGTTCCGTGGCGACACCCAGCGCGAGGACGGTGCGCTCCGCGACGGCGAGGCGCTCCGCGACGGCGAGGCGCTCCGCGACGGCGAGGCGCTTCGCGACGGTGACGCGCGCCCTGGCGATGACGCGGGCCCCGGCGACGACGCGCTTCGCGACGGCGGTGCGCGCCCCGGCGGTGAGGCGCCTCGCGACGGCGACGACGGACTCCGCGACGGTGAGGCAGTTCGCGACGGTGACGCGCGCCCCGGCGGTGAGGCGCTCCCTGGCGGTGACGCGCGCCCCGGCGACGACGCGCTTCGCGACGGCGGTGCGCTTCGCGACGGCGGTGCGCTTCGCGACGGTGACGCGCGCCCCGGCGGTGACGCGCACCCCGAGCCCGGCACCGACCCGGCCGCGCCCGACGCCCACCCGGCCGCCCCGGTCACCGGGGCGCCCGCCTCCCAGCCGCAGCTTGACGCCCTGGTCACCGGAGTGCCCGCCCCCGGGCCGCAGGATGACGCCCTGGTCACCGGAGTGCCCGCCCCCGGGCCGCAGGATGACGCTTCCGTCACCGGGGCGCCCGCCCCCGGGCCGCAGGATGACGCTTCCGTCACCGGGGCGCCCGCCCCCCGGCCCCAGGACGACGTCACCGCCACCGCCGCGCGCACACCCCGGCCCCAGGACGACGCCACCGGCACCGAGGTGCCCGTGCCCCGGGGCAGGGGCCGGGGTGGCGTCCCCTGGGCCGTCACCGCGCACCGGTCCCGGCTGCTGTTGCGCGGCAGGATCCTGCTCGATCTGCGGCATCCCGGTGCCGCCGCCGGCGAACTGCGCGAAGCCTGCGCGCTGCTGGACGCCGAGGCGGCCGGCGACGCCGTACGCGCGCCCGCGCTGCTCGAACTGGCCCGGGCGCTGCGGGAGTCCGGCGCCGAGGACGGCGAGACCCGGCGGGCCCTGCTGCGCGCCCGGCGGTCCGCCGGGGACGACCCTGGTCTGCTGCTGCCCTGCCTGGCCGCGCTGGCCGCCTTCCACGACGCGGCGGGCGAGGCCCGGGAGGCCGACGCCGCGTACGAGCGGGCCGCCCTGCTCGCCCCCGCGGAGGGCGCCCTGCGCTGCCGGCTGCTCACCTCCTGGGGCGAGTCGCTGCTGCGGCGGGCCTCCGCGCGCGACGGCGCGGGAACCGTGGACCGGGCCGAGCAGGTCCTGCGCGAGGCGCTGAAGTCGCTGCCCGCCCGGTCCACGCAGCGCGGCCGCCTGCAGGGCCTGGTCGGCAGCGCGCTGGCCCAGCGGTTCCGCCACCTGGGCTTCCTGCCCGACCTGTTCGAGAGCCGGCACCTGCTCGGCCAGGCGTTGCGCGCGGCGGCCGACGCCGCCGTACGGGCCGAGGTGTGGCTGCAGCTGGGCCGGGTGCGGCTGGAGGGCTGGTACCACGCCGGAGCGCCGGTGCTGATGGACGCGCTCCAGGCGTACGAGAACGCCGAACGGGAGGCGCAGTCGGCGTACGGGGCCGACCCCGGTTCGGTGACGGCGGCCCGGGCCAGGTACGGCAGCGGGACGGTGCTCGCGCTGATGGGCCGGCCCGGCGCGGCACGCGGCGCGTACCGGGCGGCACGCGACCAGTGGCAGCGGCTGGTGGCCGCGCTGCGGGAGGTGGACTGGGCGGACGTCGAGCTGTCCCGCGCCGCGCCCGCGGACCCGCTCGCGAGCGCGGGCCGGCTGATGCCGGAGGAACAGTGGCGCGAAGCGGCTCCGCCGTGGTGGCCTTGGACTCAGGAGTGGAACAACTCGGCCGAGCTTGACCGGAGTTGA
- a CDS encoding aKG-HExxH-type peptide beta-hydroxylase, whose amino-acid sequence MTSVTVPGLLTELAGTRPSPDGTAALRAVLHARRLLTLKALLLRYERQRAELPPEACARFERDWALLETAERTDADAVREVVDYPMTGAWLTEALAAPPGPPFERHLAHLGGLAAAAAVRAGCRRDVTRVDPPDPLHLPGLGTLRGPAAGPPGTTAVAGSDPAWTPLAPLTAGAVLDDLDPYRVPAAGIGPGALRAAERGRVDHERWSRLWRAAHALLAAAHPERAAETRATVRALVPLERPGPTAGPPISATRRAAPGAVLAEPPRDAGALADLLVHETHHTKLAAIGEAVPLLRPGADTLHRVAWRPDPRPVSGVLQGAYAHLALLDLWWRARAGPAVPPGWRLHAHSRFEAHRDEVAEALSILRDSSELTSAGREFVRGMDRHLARLGTLTRHPA is encoded by the coding sequence ATGACCTCGGTGACCGTGCCCGGGCTCCTCACGGAACTCGCCGGCACCCGGCCGTCACCCGACGGCACCGCGGCACTGCGTGCCGTGCTGCACGCCCGCAGGCTCCTGACACTGAAGGCCCTCCTGCTGCGCTACGAGCGGCAGCGCGCCGAACTGCCGCCCGAGGCGTGCGCGCGCTTCGAACGGGACTGGGCCCTGCTGGAGACGGCCGAACGCACGGACGCCGACGCCGTCCGCGAGGTGGTCGACTACCCCATGACCGGAGCCTGGCTGACCGAGGCGCTCGCCGCGCCGCCCGGCCCGCCCTTCGAGCGGCACTTGGCCCACCTCGGCGGACTGGCCGCCGCCGCGGCCGTCCGGGCCGGCTGCCGCCGCGATGTGACGCGCGTCGATCCCCCTGACCCGCTGCACCTGCCCGGCCTCGGCACCCTGCGCGGGCCCGCCGCCGGGCCGCCCGGCACCACCGCTGTCGCCGGCAGCGACCCCGCCTGGACGCCGCTGGCCCCGCTGACGGCCGGCGCCGTCCTCGACGACCTCGACCCGTACCGGGTGCCGGCCGCCGGGATCGGCCCCGGCGCGCTGCGGGCGGCCGAGCGCGGCCGCGTCGACCACGAGCGCTGGAGCCGGCTCTGGCGCGCGGCGCACGCGCTGCTCGCCGCGGCCCACCCCGAGCGCGCCGCCGAGACCCGGGCGACGGTGCGCGCCCTCGTCCCGCTGGAACGCCCCGGCCCGACCGCCGGCCCCCCGATCAGCGCGACACGCCGGGCCGCCCCCGGCGCGGTCCTCGCCGAACCGCCCCGGGACGCGGGCGCCCTCGCCGACCTCCTGGTGCACGAGACGCACCACACCAAGCTGGCCGCGATCGGGGAGGCCGTGCCGCTGCTGCGGCCGGGCGCGGACACCCTGCACCGGGTCGCCTGGCGGCCGGACCCGCGGCCGGTGTCCGGCGTGCTGCAGGGCGCCTACGCGCATCTGGCGCTGCTCGACCTGTGGTGGCGGGCCCGGGCGGGACCGGCCGTGCCCCCGGGGTGGCGGCTGCACGCGCACAGCCGGTTCGAAGCCCACCGGGACGAGGTCGCCGAGGCCTTGTCGATCCTGCGCGATTCAAGTGAACTGACCTCTGCGGGAAGGGAGTTCGTTCGTGGCATGGACCGGCACCTGGCCCGGCTCGGCACACTGACCCGGCACCCGGCATGA